A genome region from Chiroxiphia lanceolata isolate bChiLan1 chromosome 5, bChiLan1.pri, whole genome shotgun sequence includes the following:
- the SREBF2 gene encoding sterol regulatory element-binding protein 2, with the protein MEGGELAAESMETLTELGDELTLGDIDEMLQFVSNQAGDFPDLFSDPLCSTFQGGSSSSGGSSSGTLEPQLQRSYSQAQLQTFPQPPASPQLQSLPVKAAQTTPPAPSRSAPLLQPRPSLQPQLQQQAVMITPTFSSAPQTRIIQQPVIYQNAATSFQVLQPQVQSLVTSSQVQPVTIQQQVQTVQAQRVLTQAANGTIQTLAPATVQTVAAPQVQQVPVLVQPQIIKTDSLVLTTLKTDGNPVMAAVQNPALTALTAPIQTTALQTLVGSNGTILTTMPVMVGQEKVPIKQVPGGVKQPEPPKEGERRTTHNIIEKRYRSSINDKIIELKDLVMGTDAKMHKSGVLRKAIDYIKYLQQANHKLRQENMVLKLANQKNKLLKGIDLSSLVDNDVDLKTDDFNQNLLLMSPPASDSGSQAGFSPYSIDSEPGSPLLDYAKVKDEPDSPPVALGMVDRSRILLCALTFLCLSFNPLTSLLDIRGTPESDSLVRHSSGRNVLTIESDAAGWFGWMMPTLILWLVNGVIVLSVFIKLLVHGEPVTRLHSRSSVTFWRHRKQADLDLARGDFAAAASNLQTCLSVLGRALPASRLDLACSLSWNVIRYSLQKLALVRWLLKRTSHQWRAREATAGFEDEAKTSARDAALAYHKLHQLHITGKLPSSSAYSGLHMALCAVNLAECAEEKIPPSTMAEIHLTAAVGLKTRCGGKLGFLASYFLSQAQSLCSSERSAIPDSLRWLCHPLGQKFFVERSWTVKSAAKESLYCTQRNPADPIAQVHQAFCENLLERAVDSLVKPQTRKETAGQEEEESCEFSGAMEYLKLLNSFLDSMGSGAPPFASNSVLKSALGPDVVCRWWSAAVAMAIGWLRGDDAAVRSHFAEVERMPKSLEMSENALVKATFYVCKAMQASLSGKADGQQNSLGHCERASSHLWNSLNMSGSISSTVLNNMIQLLACDLLLSLRTSLWQKQANASQALGETYHASAPELTGFQRDLGSLRKLAHSFRPAYRKVFLHEATVRLMAGASPTRTHQLLEHSLRRRTPQSSKQGELDTLPGQRERATAILLACRHLPLSFLSSPGQRAVLLAEAARTLEKVGDKRSCNDCQQMIVKLSGGTAIAAS; encoded by the exons ATGGAGGGCGGCGAGCTGGCCGCCGAGAGCATGGAGACCCTGACCGAGCTGGGCGACGAGCTCACCCTGGGCGACATCGACG agatgctgcagttTGTCAGTAACCAAGCAGGAGATTTTCCAGATCTGTTTTCGGATCCCTTGTGCAGCACCTTccagggtggcagcagcagcagcggtgGCAGTAGCAGTGGGACCCTGGAGCCGCAGTTGCAGCGGTCATAcagccaggcacagctccaAACCTTTCCTCAGCCGCCTGCGTCCCcccagctccagagcctgcCAGTCAAAGCGGCGCAGACGACACCTCCAGCGCCTTCACGCTCAGCCCCTCTCCTTCAGCCCCGGCCCTCGCTCcagcctcagctccagcagcaggccGTCATGATTACACCAACgttcagctctgctccccagacCAGGATTATCCAGCAGCCGGTCATCTACCAGAACGCGGCCACAAGTTTCCAAG TTCTCCAGCCTCAAGTCCAGAGCCTGGTGACATCCTCCCAGGTTCAGCCAGTTACCATCCAGCAGCAAGTGCAGACCGTGCAGGCCCAGCGAGTGCTGACACAGGCTGCCAACGGCACCATCCAGACATTAGCACCGGCCACGGTCCAGACAGTTGCTGCTCCACAGGTCCAGCAAGTTCCG GTTCTGGTCCAACCTCAGATCATAAAAACGGATTCCCTTGTCCTGACAACCCTGAAAACAGATGGTAATCCTGTTATGGCTGCAGTACAGAACCCAGCGCTGACAGCACTCACTGCTCCCATTCAgaccacagctctgcag ACCCTCGTTGGGAGCAATGGGACCATTTTGACCACAATGCCAGTGATGGTGGGACAAGAAAAGGTGCCTATCAAACAAGTTCCCGGGGGTGTCAAGCAACCTGAACCACCtaaagaaggagagaggagaacaaCTCACAACATCATTGAAAAGCGTTACCGGTCATCCATAAATGACAAAATCATTGAGCTGAAGGACCTTGTCATGGGCACAGATGCCAAG ATGCACAAGTCTGGAGTCCTGAGAAAAGCCATTGACTACATTAAATACCTACAACAGGCCAACCATAAGCTGCGACAGGAGAACATGGTCCTGAAGCTGGCTAACCAAAAGAACA AGCTCTTGAAGGGCATTGACCTAAGCAGTCTAGTTGACAACGATGTAGATCTGAAGACAGATGACTTCAACCAGAATTTGCTGCTGAtgtctcctccagcctctgatTCGGGATCCCAGGCTGGCTTCTCTCCCTATTCCATTGATTCAGAGCCAGGAAGCCCTCTTCTTGATTATGCAAAG GTTAAAGATGAACCTGACTCTCCTCCTGTGGCACTTGGTATGGTGGATCGCTCTCGAATACTCCTCTGTGCTCTCACattcctttgcctttccttcAATCCGCTGACATCCCTCCTGGACATCCGAGGAACTCCGGAGTCTGACAGTTTGGTGCGCCACAGCTCTGGCAGAAATGTGCTGACTATTGAGTCAG ACGCAGCTGGTTGGTTTGGCTGGATGATGCCCACGCTAATCCTGTGGCTTGTGAATGGAGTGATTGTACTGAGTGTGTTCATAAAGCTACTTGTGCATGGAGAGCCAGTGACCCGGCTACACTCAAGGTCGTCGGTCACCTTCTGGAGGCATCGCAAGCAAGCGGACCTGGATCTGGCACGG GGCGattttgctgcagctgcatcaAACCTGCAGACTTGCCTGTCAGTACTTGGTCGAGCACTGCCAGCTTCCCGCCTGGACTTGGCCTGTAGCCTGTCCTGGAACGTGATCCGCTACAGCCTGCAGAAGCTGGCGCTGGTGCGGTGGCTGCTGAAGAGGACTTCTCATCAGTGGCGGGCGAGGGAGGCCACTGCAGGCTTCGAGGACGAGGCCAAGACCAGCGCTCGGGATGCGGCTCTAGCGTATCACAAGCTCCATCAGCTCCACATAACAG GTAAACTTCCCTCCAGCTCAGCTTACTCAGGCTTGCACATGGCCTTGTGTGCTGTGAATCTGGCTGAGTGTGCAGAAGAAAAGATCCCACCCAGCACAATGGCAGAAATCCACCTGACTGCTGCAGTTGGCTTGAAAACCCGCTGTGGAGGCAAGCTTGGCTTCCTAGCG aGCTACTTTCTAAGCCAGGCTCAAAGCCTGTGCAGCTCAGAGCGTAGTGCCATTCCTGACTCATTGCGTTGGCTGTGCCACCCCCTGGGACAGAAATTTTTTGTGGAGCGAAGCTGGACGGTGAAGTCGGCTGCGAAGGAGAGCCTGTACTGCACCCAAAGGAACCCTG CGGATCCTATCGCACAAGTCCATCAGGCGTTCTGTGAGAACCTGCTAGAGCGAGCGGTGGATTCCCTCGTGAAGCCTCAGACTAGGAAAGAAacagcaggacaagaggaggAGGAGTCGTG TGAGTTCTCAGGTGCCATGGAGTACCTGAAATTGCTCAACTCTTTCTTGGACTCCATGGGAAGTGGAGCCCCGCCCTTTGCCAGCAATTCTGTACTCAAGTCTGCCCTGG GTCCCGACGTGGTGTGCCGATGGTGGTCAGCAGCGGTGGCGATGGCAATCGGTTGGCTCCGAGGGGATGATGCAGCTGTGAGGTCACATTTTGCAGAAGTGGAACGCATGCCAAAATCCCTGGAGATGTCAGA gaaTGCCCTAGTGAAAGCCACCTTCTATGTGTGTAAAGCCATGCAGGCCTCACTGTCTGGGAAGGCAGATGGACAGCAGAACTCCCTGGGTCACTGTGAGAGGGCCAGCAGTCACTTATGGAACAGCCTCAACATGAGCGGCAGCATCTCTAGCACAGTCCTCAACAAT ATGATCCAGCTGCTGGCCTGTGACTTGCTGCTCTCTCTCCGTACCAGCCTGTGGCAGAAGCAGGCGAATGCCAGCCAGGCGCTGGGTGAGACCTACCACGCCTCAGCCCCCGAGCTGACGGGCTTCCAGCGCGACCTCGGCAGCCTGCGCAAGCTGGCCCACAGCTTCAGACCCGCCTACCGCAAG GTCTTTCTCCACGAGGCCACCGTGCGCCTGATGGCAGGTGCCAGCCCTACCCGCAcccaccagctgctggagcacagcctgAGGCGACGCACGCCCCAGAGCAGCAAGCAAG GTGAACTGGACACACTGCCGGGCCAAAGGGAGAGAGCCACAGCCATCCTGTTGGCCTGCCGCcatcttcccctctccttcctctcctccccggGCCAGCGAGCCGTCCTGCTGGCTGAGGCCGCCCGGACCCTGGAGAAAGTGGGGGACAAGCGCTCCTGCAATGACTGCCAGCAGATGATTGTCAAGCTGAGCGGGGGCACGGCCATTGCTGCCTCCTAA
- the SHISA8 gene encoding protein shisa-8: MAPRSRGRMEPSYVVGICCLVLLEPGRVWSGEPSTGGPGESGNSSQAPPPETTAPAPTGAAPPGGDRCRGYYDVMGQWDPPFNCNAGIYQYCCGTCGYRFCCQFKPRRLDQSGCSNYDTPNWVNTGQPPARVDETPEDPTRDKTNMIVYIICGVVAIMVLVGIFTKLGLEKAQGPQTEMTVSRTLTDLLKQPGQSPSENMDSLMGGVQVPLGEGLARGPPRNSTDKLPLNNAVAIAPSLGRPHSHSKRLPLASSLALSASDYTSYTTLKVGESASEDFYRRFGGLETPPASTLPFPPTETPVLPKGCPLPKAKGPKLPGSLVFPGGWEGAPHRGPHRPGLATLRPEGPPEAFGPSTPLYSQHPRHLATNSKTEVTV; encoded by the exons ATGGCCCCCCGGAGCCGCGGGCGGATGGAGCCGAGCTACGTCGTGGGTATAtgctgcctggtgctgctggagccggGCCGGGTGTGGAGCGGCGAGCCCAGCACCGGGGGGCCCGGGGAGAGCGGGAACAGCAGCCAGGCACCGCCGCCGGAGACCACGGCCCCCGCGCCCACCGGAGCGGCACCACCGGGGGGGGACCGCTGCCGTGGGTACTACGACGTGATGGGGCAGTGGGACCCGCCGTTCAACTGCAACGCCGGCATCTACCAGTACTGCTGCGGGACCTGCGGGTACCGCTTCTGCTGTCAGTTCAAGCCCAGGCGGCTGGACCAGAGTGGCTGCTCCAACTACGACACCCCCAACTGGGTCAACACGGGCCAGCCACCAGCCCGGGTGGACGAGACCCCCGAGGACCCCACTCGTGACAAGACCAACATGATCGTCTACATCATCTGTGGCGTGGTGGCCATCATGGTGCTGGTGGGCATCTTCACCAAGCTGGGCCTGGAGAAGGCACAGGGTCCCCAGACAGAGATGACCGTCTCCAG GACACTGACAGACCTGCTGAAGCAGCCAGGCCAGAGCCCCTCTGAGAACATGGACAGCCTCATGGGGGGTGTGCAGGTCCCATTGGGTGAGGGACTGGCCCGGGGGCCCCCCAGAAACAGCACAG ACAAGCTGCCCTTGAACAATGCGGTGGCCATTGCTCCCTCACTGGGGCGgccccacagccacagcaagCGCCTGCCGCTGGCCAGCAGCCTGGCCCTGTCAGCCTCAGACTACACTTCCTACACCACCCTCAAGGTTGGAG AGAGCGCCTCCGAGGACTTCTACAGGCGATTCGGGGGGTTGGAGACGCCCCCCGCCAGCACACTGCCCTTCCCACCCACCGAGACACCAGTGCTGCCCAAGGGTTGCCCCCTGCCCAAGGCCAAGGGCCCCAAGCTGCCAGGGAGCCTGGTCTTCccagggggctgggagggggccCCCCATCGCGGCCCCCACCGGCCAGGCCTGGCCACTCTGCGCCCCGAGGGGCCACCTGAGGCCTTCGGCCCCTCCACCCCACTGTACAGCCAGCACCCCCGGCACCTCGCCACCAACAGCAAGACTGAGGTCACCGTCTGa